acttttcatgtattttatttccaaaacaaaaatctcccccaaaacaacatgacattttaaaaagattCTACATCACTAGGAACACTAGAAGAGAGCGCTCCTAGGGGGGTAAGAACTGCAATAACAAAACCTGaagtgtgtgtgaatgcgtgtgtgtgtgtatatatatatataaaaaacaatcacaTGAGACCTTCGATTATGTACAATACTACGGTACAAAGGAGTCGGAGGAAGATCAAGCCACGGACCCGGTGGTACGACCTGCAGCACCTGGAAACCAGAGAAGCTGGAGATTTTGCTCGAACGAAAGAACCCAACGATGGGAGATCAAATTAGCAGAGTGGAGGTGGAAAAAGCCCTGAAATCACGAGAAGCAAAAGGGGCGTCTACAATTCTCGAGTCCCTATGCTGGTTGTATTAAAacgaggacaaaaaaaaaatatacacaaaaaaaacaatcttgaaAGAATCTGTGATCTATTAGCTACCCTGGACGGCCCGTGGTCTGATGCCGAGGTTAACCCCGCACAGTTCTAACCCACGGCCCGTTTCTCGCCGGAGCCGCCGCAGCAGAGAGGGAGGGGCCCGCTGTCTACCGCGAGGAGTTGGAGCTGGAGCGGCTGCGGTGCCGGCGCCGGCCCGGTGACCTGGAGCGAGATCTCCGGCGCACGGGTGAGCGGCGGCGCGGGGAGCGGGAcctggggggagagagggaggtcaGGGTGAAACAGACCCTTCATTGTTTACTTGGTTTGTTTTGCTACGTTCGAGATTTGTGAGCCAGCTTCTCAGTGGCCAAAAGGGCTTTAGTGACTCCTTTCATACGAGACACAGCTCGGCTGCTCTCGTACATACTAGCACTTTTCAAAGAGGAGCAAATGACATCACGGCTAACCGACCCTTGGCACGACGACCTCACATCTGGATGGACAATAGACACAGAGATCCGTTACACAATGAACGTAAACGAACGGATCTCACACAGCCCCAACTGATTCTCCGAGCTTCTCGCTTTGGGGCTGAAAGGAGACACTGCAGACAGAAGGGCGCGGGGGGGCGGTACTGACCTCCTCCTCATGCGCGGGGGGGTCCGGCGCCACAccgggggcggggggggcatCCTGCGCGGGGGCGTGAGGCGGCGGGGGGCGAGGCGTAGCCGTGGGGCCAGCACGGCCGTGGCTGTGATCTCCTGGCCGTCGATCTGACCTGCGGACACAGAGGGACACCGGGGTCACGAACCGGCCGCCCAGAACCACTCGGCCAACCAGCACACAACCCAATCACCACTGCTCACAACAAGACTCATGACACACATGCTGCAATCATCTTGATCGCGTATTACAGCGGCAGATGCCTTTATCGACCGACGGCATCGCCGCACACTGCCCAACAGCGGGGCCGGCGGAGCGGCACGTACCTCCATCCATGTGTTTGAGGGCTTTCTCCGCCTCGTCCGCCGTCTCGAACTCCACGTAGGCGTAGCCCTTGGACAGGTGGGGATGCAGCCGGTCCACCGGCATGTCGATCATCTTGATCTTCCCGTAGGTGGAGAAGATCTCCATGATGTGATCTTTGGTGACGTTCCTGGTGAGCCGGCCGAGGTGGACCTTGGTGGGCCGGGGGCTCgggctcctcctcttcctctccttctcgTCCCTCTTCAGGGACTTGGAcctggagacagacacacactactGTCAGAGGCGGGCGGATCGAGATGAGCGGGTGACACAGCTCTAGATTTACTTCTGAACGGCCGCACAATCAATGGCAAGGAGCTCTTGGGTTCAGTGGAACCGGCAGCTGCTACTGACACCCTTCACGCGAACGCGGCGGCGCCGAGATGATCGGAATTCGTACTTTGAGCGCGAGCGGCGCCGGTTGTCatggcggcggcggccggggctgggcgAGCCggaggagctgctgctgctggagctgcGGGACGAGGAGGACGAGCCGGAGCGGCTGGACGCGGAGGTCGAGCTGGAGCCGCTGGACGAACCCGAGCTGGAGCccgagctggagctggagctggagctggagcgaGACCTGCCGCACAAACGCACACTGtgaggaagagggagggagagagagagagagagagagagagggacaggagagagagtgagagagaggaagagagacagagactgagGGGACAGAGTGAGGGTTCCCTCGAGGGGGACAGGCagagtgtacagtgagggggaaaacTTAGAGACAGTAAGAGCATATCAGAGAGTGAACCCCCCCCAACACCGCACGCCACGCCGGGCCCGGTGCAGCCGCCCCGCTCAccggctgctgctgctccctGTGGACGCGCTGCGGCGCTTGCGGCCCTTCTCTCTGCCCCGCTCCTTGTCCCCGCCGGCCTCCTTCGTGCCCGTCTTCTCCTTCCCGCGCTCCTTCGGCTTGTCCTCGGAGCGGTCCTTTCGTTTCGTAGGTGACGGCGCCCTGATGGGAGGAGAGCAGGAGAGGACAGGCACGTTACACGCAGGTGACACGGGAGTCACGCGGAGCAGGACTGCACCGCAATAGTCTGCGCCACAATATCCCAACCACATCAATAATACACCTTCACCATAATCCCTGCCCTggcacagagagaaaaacatctatatgagagagagagagagagagagagagagagagaatgcccTGCTTCTTTCATAGAATGAcatgcattcatatttttacttcTGGGTTTTGTGAGTATATTAATCAGTCAATGGACTAACTAGCTACTGGCAGGTTTTACCTCAGAAATACTGGTGTTAAACTGGAATAAAAGCAGCTAATGATTACTCAACCAGATGCTAATGCAGGATGCTGGGATACACAATAACTTTAcacagtgtgtgtataaaaagcctCTTTACTACTTACTAACGAATGTTTACACCTCATACAGGAATTGTTCTAGAAGCTGCTGGAAAAAGCAGCTGTGATTGCACACACATCTGAAAGCCTTTCTAAGATGCTGTTCATTGCTTTCTGCAACCCCGGAGCTGGCGGAAGGTGCTCTGATCTCAACTATCAGACCGTAAGTTTAGCGCACACCGGTGTAAGAGCACCCTTCGAGGGAGAGATGTGTGAAGTGTGCAAGACACCGCAATGCAAAGATCATTGTTTAATACACGGAGCAAACACAAATGTCCCCAACAAACACAACCATTCATTTACTCCGCAGCGCGTACGCATAACACCCGGTGCGAAACCAGCCTGAAACAGCAGGCACAACCCCGCTATAGCCGCCATTGATGTTTTCATTCAAGTAACATTGGGATCTTTCGCTTCTTGCAACCGCCGCCATCATCCAACACAATCCCTGCCAGAGGATGTCAAATAACGCCTGGCATCGTAAGGCGCGTATCGCACTTAGTGAAAGGCACACGAATCTGTGCATAAAAGCCACAAACAGACAGAGGATGGAAatggattttaaaaacaaacttacATCTTTCCCGTAGTAAAAAATGATCTTCCCCCGACGGCGCAGGCTGATGACGTTGTAACTGCTGGCCCGGGCTGACGCTTTACGACGCAGCGCCCCTCCGGTCATCCGCGGCATGGCGATGTGTGTTTACATGGTTTTTTAAGTTAGcattttattacaaacacatgcGTTGTTTTGTAGTTACGTAGCGACAACATAACTGCTCACCCCGCTGCCATCACTCTTGTCTGCGGAAGCATAGGAGTAATACTAGGGTTAAAAGGTGTCCattgctccaccaatgggagcggtgggaatgtgcagatctgcgcagaactgcagacatctgcgctacacgaaagCGACCACCCAGTTGGGAAACGGGGAAGCGCTGTCGCCGTGTCCCACAATCCCCCGCTCCGAGCATCGGGCCGGCGAGCCGCGGTAACGGGAAGCCGAAGGTACCCGAATAAAACGCCATTCGCGCGTCTCGGCTTATTTCTGCTGTTTTCGGTCAGTCGGtcggttgttgttgttgtttttcttcatgcaagtgatcagaagaaaaaaagcgaTTCACGTGTTTTAATAGGAAAACGGCGAACTTCACATCCAGCTCCCCAGCGCGGCTGTCAGTGTCAACAGACCGACTTAGTGAACTCGCCCCGGGCTGGCGTCTCGGACAGGCGGGCGCAGGGGTGAGGCAGCGCCGGGACGCCGCTCTCTTGTTATTGCTGTTCTGGACGGGGACAGAAAATGTCACCGACCCATCAGATGCACACCGTCTGGAAATGATCATATCGTTTTAAAACTTGGTCAGTGATCGGGGTCCTGTAAACTCCTGATTAATAAGGACCA
This sequence is a window from Amia ocellicauda isolate fAmiCal2 chromosome 17, fAmiCal2.hap1, whole genome shotgun sequence. Protein-coding genes within it:
- the rnps1 gene encoding RNA-binding protein with serine-rich domain 1 isoform X1; translated protein: MAPSPTKRKDRSEDKPKERGKEKTGTKEAGGDKERGREKGRKRRSASTGSSSSRVRLCGRSRSSSSSSSSSGSSSGSSSGSSSTSASSRSGSSSSSRSSSSSSSSGSPSPGRRRHDNRRRSRSKSKSLKRDEKERKRRSPSPRPTKVHLGRLTRNVTKDHIMEIFSTYGKIKMIDMPVDRLHPHLSKGYAYVEFETADEAEKALKHMDGGQIDGQEITATAVLAPRLRLAPRRLTPPRRMPPPPPVWRRTPPRMRRRSRSPRRRSPVRRRSRSRSPGRRRHRSRSSSNSSR
- the rnps1 gene encoding RNA-binding protein with serine-rich domain 1 isoform X2 — encoded protein: MAPSPTKRKDRSEDKPKERGKEKTGTKEAGGDKERGREKGRKRRSASTGSSSSRSRSSSSSSSSSGSSSGSSSGSSSTSASSRSGSSSSSRSSSSSSSSGSPSPGRRRHDNRRRSRSKSKSLKRDEKERKRRSPSPRPTKVHLGRLTRNVTKDHIMEIFSTYGKIKMIDMPVDRLHPHLSKGYAYVEFETADEAEKALKHMDGGQIDGQEITATAVLAPRLRLAPRRLTPPRRMPPPPPVWRRTPPRMRRRSRSPRRRSPVRRRSRSRSPGRRRHRSRSSSNSSR